The following are encoded in a window of Hemitrygon akajei chromosome 24, sHemAka1.3, whole genome shotgun sequence genomic DNA:
- the LOC140715685 gene encoding C3a anaphylatoxin chemotactic receptor-like, producing MSFSEAVTISALSGNLSTHNSTAVGNTMEWGALSVMSMVSFTLTFLLGVPGNGAVIWVTVFKMKSKVHTVCFLNLALADLIYCLTLPFRMTNNILAYSESNPYFSWKFIGFFMILNASASVYLLCLISICRCLAITRPIWFQQHLSLTWARVACFGVWILAFVISLPVLLLPDLEKELIVLEPFWFVFTFGLPLLIMITCYSLAGCRLQGNRFVKSKKPVRLIITVVVSFMICWIPNAVYDIVSASTPIPDNWSLFTVALASFNSALNPILYVFAGRKFNQVFRSSILASLHRVFAEQRLELVTQSQIPNLTPNTIV from the coding sequence ATGTCATTCTCCGAAGCAGTGACCATTTCGGCGCTCTCTGGGAATCTCTCCACGCACAATTCAACGGCCGTTGGAAACACAATGGAGTGGGGAGCACTTTCCGTCATGTCAATGGTCAGCTTCACCCTCACATTCCTATTGGGCGTCCCGGGCAACGGCGCAGTCATCTGGGTGACCGTCTTCAAGATGAAGAGTAAGGTCCACACGGTGTGTTTCCTGAACCTGGCTCTGGCTGACCTGATCTATTGCTTGACTCTTCCCTTCCGCATGACCAACAACATCCTGGCCTACTCTGAGTCCAACCCCTACTTTTCCTGGAAGTTTATTGGATTCTTTATGATCCTCAACGCATCCGCCAGCGTATATCTGTTATGTCTGATCAGCATCTGCCGCTGCCTGGCTATTACTCGGCCCATTTGGTTCCAGCAACATCTGAGCCTCACATGGGCTCGTGTGGCCTGCTTCGGAGTCTGGATCCTAGCCTTCGTCATATCCCTGCCCGTCCTCCTGCTTCCGGATTTGGAGAAGGAACTCATCGTGTTGGAGccattttggtttgttttcaccTTCGGCCTCCCCCTTCTAATTATGATCACCTGCTACTCCCTGGCTGGCTGCAGGCTGCAAGGAAACAGGTTCGTCAAATCTAAGAAGCCTGTCCGCCTCATCATTACTGTGGTGGTCAGCTTTATGATCTGTTGGATCCCCAACGCTGTCTACGACATCGTATCAGCCTCCACACCGATCCCCGACAACTGGTCGTTATTCACTGTAGCCCTGGCCTCCTTCAACAGcgccctcaaccccattctctatgTCTTCGCTGGCCGCAAATTCAACCAGGTCTTCAGGAGCTCCATTCTCGCCTCGCTCCATCGGGTTTTCGCCGAGCAGAGGCTAGAATTGGTGACCCAGTCCCAGATCCCCAACCTCACCCCAAATACAATTGTCTGA
- the LOC140715686 gene encoding N-formyl peptide receptor 3-like, with protein MSFSGMSNSTLAGNLSSHNSTADGNRKEWGAPSVFSMVIFALTFLLGVPGNGAVIWVMGFKMKSKVHTVCFLCLAMADLIFCLSLPFRMANISLTYSGYKPYFSGKFIGILMVMNTSTSIYLLCLISICRCLAITRPIWFQQHVSLKWMRAACFGAWILAFFMCLPALLIRDLKKALTVLEPFWFVFIFSLPFVIMITCYSLAGCRLQRDSFAKSQKPIRLIITVVVTFMICWTPYMVNELVLTFSTPISRAWSLFTVALACLNSALNPFLYVFVSGKFRQIFSRSFLTSLRLAFAEQRLELETQIQILRT; from the coding sequence ATGTCGTTCTCCGGAATGTCCAATTCGACGCTCGCTGGGAATCTGTCCTCCCACAATTCCACGGCCGATGGAAACAGAAAGGAGTGGGGAGCACCTTCCGTCTTTTCAATGGTCATCTTCGCCCTCACCTTCCTATTGGGCGTCCCGGGCAACGGAGCAGTCATCTGGGTGATGGGCTTCAAGATGAAGAGTAAGGTCCACACGGTGTGTTTCCTGTGTCTGGCTATGGCTGACCTGATCTTTTGCCTGTCTCTTCCCTTCCGCATGGCCAACATCTCCCTGACCTACTCTGGGTACAAACCCTACTTTTCCGGGAAGTTTATTGGAATCCTGATGGTCATGAACACATCCACCAGCATATACCTGTTATGTCTGATCAGCATATGCCGCTGCCTGGCGATTACCCGGCCCATTTGGTTCCAGCAACATGTGAGCCTCAAATGGATGCGTGCAGCCTGCTTCGGAGCCTGGATCCTAGCCTTCTTCATGTGCCTGCCCGCCCTCCTGATTCGGGATTTGAAGAAGGCATTGACCGTGTTGGAGccattttggtttgttttcatctTCAGCCTCCCCTTTGTAATCATGATCACCTGCTACTCCCTGGCTGGCTGCAGGCTGCAAAGGGACAGTTTCGCGAAATCTCAGAAACCTATCCGCCTCATCATCACCGTTGTCGTCACATTCATGATCTGTTGGACCCCCTACATGGTCAACGAACTCGTATTAACCTTCTCCACACCGATCAGCCGGGCCTGGTCGTTATTCACTGTAGCCCTGGCCTGCTTGAACAGTGCCCTCAACCCCTTTCTCTATGTCTTCGTTAGCGGCAAATTCCGTCAGATCTTCAGTCGCTCCTTCCTCACCTCGCTCCGTCTGGCCTTCGCCGAGCAGAGGTTAGAATTAGAGACCCAGATCCAGAtcctcagaacatag